aagctcgaggaggagaagcgcaaggcccGCAAGGAGGGCAAGtacgatgaggatgatgatgacatggacgaggacgacgatgatgatgagtacgaGTATGAGATCTTCCCCACCGCCGATGATCTCGCCGTCTTCATCGCCGAGGATCTGTGGCCCGGTGCCATCAAGTACTTCAGTATGTACCTCTCACAGCGCGAAGCAGAGACAGTTCAGGTTTAACAAGCAATACTAGCCAACGCCCAAGATGCCGATGATATCCCCAGCGACCTCGAGttcgaggagatggatgaagatgactctgatgacgatgaggccCCTGCCCTGAAGAAGCGTAAGGCCTAAACCGTCCAATGAtttttgtttgcttttggTTTCATGATGATCTAATTTTTCTCTTGGTAAAGAATAGACTAAGGCACgcggatgagatgatggctACGAAAACGGTTATGGGTTTAGGAAAATGGGATGGATCTACCGATTGGGTTTTCGGTAGATAATGAAATAAAAGGATTGAATTTATGAGTAGTTTCCTGAGTCTCTATGTGATACTCCGATGACAAAGTGAAATGAGGTTGCACACTGCTGTTTATTACTTTGCCATGGTCTACTTGAAACTCAGTGGACGGCCTGATCAGTAAAAGATATATGTTCTTCACTTAGTTAATTTGGCTTATGCAAAAGCGAATGAACCTCATCAGAAGGTTGACTCTAATTACTCATGAATTGATGATGTCTCTCTTTTTACAGGTTGTAAAAAGAGCGGGGCATGACACCCTCTGATGATGTCAAGTGATGGAAATCCGGGGTAGTTAGCTTCCTGTTTGTGACAGTTGATGTTATAAACGGGAAATAAACAAACACGAGGCTACGTCAATTCAGCGAATGATTCCAAAGAGTTACTAATTCGGACTTGTCCAAGAACTCCCcgctcaaagtcaaagtgCGAGATCCGAGATCTGATTATCCCGGGTTGGTCTGCTTCATTTGTCAGCCCACCTTTGTTTTGTATGTGATATCATCGTCACCCGAAGTACACATCACATATTGGCCATTTCAAAAAGGGCTACGCTTCTTCTGTGCTTATCTGTAGTCACTTTCAAAAACCTTGTAGTCCCCTCCATGTTGGCGAGATCGAGCTTGAGAGTCTTTGCTGGACGTACCACAAGGATACGATACTCAACAATGGCGACTCCTTTCAAGATTCAGCTGGAACCCCAGAACTCGGGGCTTCTAGGGATGAAGCTTGGTCAGAGTGAGGCCTCGAAGGCAACTGACCTGCTGCAGAAGGATCTAGAGGTAACCCGAACCGAAGCAACACGGTGTATCAACTATCAAGTCAAAGACTAACACTGATTAGAACCACCacgtcttcttcaacgagtCTGGCTTTCACGACCATGTAAATGGCCTTCTATAGGTCTCTCATACTTCGCTAACGGCATTAGATTGTTCATCAAGTTTTAACTCTATATGGTACCGGCGCAACAACAAAGGACCTGGACACTGCATATAACGCCAACAAGACATATCAGCTTAAGGCCATGAAACCAAAGCCTGATGTCGTTGATAAACTAGAACACGGCTCAGACTGGTCACAATATCTTGGCAAAGGTAGAAACTATGCTACAttctttcgtttcttccAGGACGAGATCGAAAGAATAGGATGGCAGGACACACTCAAGGAGTatctcttcaaagacgaTGCTCGAGGCCGTGACATGCAAAGCCGTCTATTCGCCGGTATTCTTCACCCACTTATTCAGTTGTTGTATGGCATGGAGTGGTCACAGCCCATGATCATCGCTTCAGCTCTTGCACAGACTGCTGTTCATCGAGACGATTATAAAGAATTTCTCACAGCCGCTGCTGgaaaagctcaagcttcCGATGCGCCACCTAAGATGAAGACCATTGGTGGCCTTTATGAAGACGCCGTAAAGAATGACAAACTTCGAACAAGCTCGCATTGGGATGATTCCAACCGGATCTTCGATGGTGTATTTGTGAGGGCGAAGGACGAGATGATCACGTTGGCGGCGAAAGTgagggttgatgaggaggagctggacGAAAAGATTGCCGAGATGGTCCATCACTCTGCTTTCgttgcttcagctgctgcttTTCATCCACCTCATGCTCCAAGATTCGAATTTATTCTCATGCAAGTCTCTCCTTTCCACACTGACCCCGTTGCTAACCGCGGCAGGCATCACATAACATCGACGCCATTCTTTCTCACGCTCAAAGAACAGTCCTGGATTCCAGCATCAACCAAGGCGCGTTTCTTGGAGAACAAAATCCGCATGGATCTCCTGCAGTACATCGCTCGTGGCTCGCCAGCTCTTCGTGGCGATCTGCTCTGTGGCTATAAGCCCAAGGATGGAGATAATCTGGTGGGTAAGCCAGAAGATCTATTCCCAAGGATTCACAAGGTCGTGGATGATGGGCACACTGTCAAGTTGGCCAGGGCACTGATGCTGGCGCAAAGAGTTACCAAGCCGTatgagaacaagaagtgGGTGAGGATCAAGGGAGATGACGAGTGGTTGAGGGCTGTGTACCTGTTGCTGGATGCCAATGAGGAAGCTGATAGGCGGGGAGGTACCATGTGGGTTCGATCTTCAGGGTTCGATGAAGCTTGGGAGGAGATTCCCAAGGCTAAGATGTAAGACAACCAAGAGCAAAGGCTTGTATGATATGCATGGGTATTATGAGTCGTATTTACCGTCTATTCTAAACCAATCCATTCATCGGATCCCGCCTCAGACTGCTCAtccccatcaacatccataAGTTTCACATCCATAGTTTTGCCACTCTCCAATGTCTTGGCATCCTTCTTTCCAGACTTATCCTCCGCTTGACCCAACAAATAATCAACCATGTACACGTTTTCGTCAGCAAGTCTCCTAATCTCATCCCTCATCTTGGATACAGCTCGCGCAACGACTCTTAGCTCAATGTCGGCCTTGGCACGGTTTGCCGAGAGCCAAGCTCCATGCTTATCAACGATAGCCTTGATCCAGACGAGACAGAACTCAATGTGGGGTGACTCCTCGGTCTGGGCGGCGACAAAGCGGAGAAGACGAGAAACATATACGGTAGGGAGGTCGGCAACAACGAGAGGAATTTCGGCGGAGGGAATGGCTTGGAAGACTCGCTTTATCAGACCAGCTTCGTTGAGACGGAAGGCCATGACAAGTGCTTTGAGGTAATCTTGCTCTGTCTCGAGAACGGCGAGTGTTGAGGCAGGGGTGATCTCCATGTTCAGGTCGAAAGGGTCGAACTGGATGTCCTGATCCAAACTGTAGATCAGGAGACCCTCCGTTGAGGCAGCACAGAACGCAGTGCCTGCAGGTGAGAAACCAATGCCTGTCACACGCACCTCAGGGACCTTCCTTCGTGCTGAAGGGTCACCACGTTTTGATCCTGGCAACGAGCTATCCACGCGGTCTTCGCGGTCTGAGGCTTCCTGATCGTCGAGGTCTCCAGCAGGGCCGGCTTCAGTCAATagcttgctgttgaggaatTCCTGGGTACCGGAGAGAGAAAGGTTGACGCTGACAGTGTACTTCTTCAGAAGCACCATGGTTGTTACGGAGTACAAGCAGATGTACTTGCTGTTTCCGCCAGCCAAGAGACAGCTGCCATCAGCGCTATATCGGATTGTGTTGAAGCTCTTTGTGCCGGCCATATTGGCCGCCGTTCGGCGATCTGTGAGTTTTCGTCCTCCTGAAACATCTCTTCGTCCATCCACTCCAGAAGTCTGCTCTGCATCTGTTACCGACCAGAAAGTAAGCTGGCCATCTAATGTTGAGATGGCCAATTGCAAAGAATCTGGACGGACAGCAATATCGAGAACATCGGCCTGGAGCTGCAGAGGCTCGCTGGTCTGTGTCCGGCTAAAGATAGACCAGATACGGGCTGTGCGGTCCCAAGAACCACTAATAAGTGAGTCACCATTGGGTGTGAATGCGAGAGACGAGACAGGGCCCTCGTGGCCTGATAGCTGATCAAGAAGTTGGCCTGTCTGGACGGACCAAATGTGAATGTCGAAGGAATCGAGAGATCCAGCAGCTACGACTTCGCCGCTGGGGTCGACAGCCATGCATGAGAATGACAGTCTCGTAGGTGCTGTGAAAGTTCGGAAGTTTCGGTACCGGATTAAATCCCAGGCTCGAATAGATCCATCCAGACTTGATGTGAAGAGAACAttacccttcttggcaaaCTCGCAAGCTGTAACGCCGCTAGTATGCTCAGTGAAGGTAACTATACAGAAGCCAGACTGGATATCCCAGACCTTGATCTTTCCGTCATCggcagtggtgatgatgcgCTGGCCGTCAGGTGAGTAGACCAGAGCGTTCATGGCATCGAAATGGCCCTGCTGTTTAAGGATGTAAGATTCAGACTGCCACTCCCATACCAGTAATTGTCCCAGCTTGGACGCACCAAACGCCAGCCACTCGCcactgttgttgatggtgacaaAGTCGATATCGTTTTGCGAGATGCTCAGCTTGTGTATCATGTTGAAGTCGGGCATCTCGTACAAGCCAAACAGACCGTTGGAGAAACCAGCAACCAGGAGATTCGTCTCAGGGTGGAAAGCGGCACATCGCACATGAGCGCTTCCCTGCATGAAGTAGTGCCGTTGGACAATGCGCCATTGCATATCTgaatcatcgtcgtcgtcatccaTCTTGTCGTCGTCCTTAATACGGTTGATAGGCTTGACATACTGCCAGTCAAAGACGGCGCCATCCTTGCTAACAGTGTAAATCATCTCTTGATTTTCTGAGAACCAAGCCCCGATAACAGCCTGTTTATGGCCTGAGAGCACCGTGGGGGTGAAACCCTCCTCAGGGTTCAAACTCCATATCCGCGCCGTGAGATCCTTGGAGGTTGTGAGGAAGAATCGTGAGTCGCTGGACCACTCAATGTGGCTAACGGTATCGAAATGACCGGTATGTGTGTGGTATCGAACGAAAGGAGCAAATTCGAGTTCACCCTCGACAGAAGCATCGGGGGTTGAGGGGACGTGCCAGACCTCAATTTTGCGACCCAGTCCCACGGCAAAATGTCGACCGGATGGCGAGAATGATAGTGCTGTGACGGAAGATCGGAAGGAGAAGTGGTATATGGATATCCTTCGGGGGACATTGGTCAAGATCGCGTGTCCATCTTCGTCAatggagaggagaaggttgcCGCGTGGTGTAAGTCCGATACGGGCAATGTTTTTGCGATGAGCGAACGGGAGGGTGTATGATTTGTTTCTGAGGAACAATTAATTTTGTCCCTTTAATTTTTGAAGTTCAGACCGGCTTAAAGCAAACTTACTCTACCAGATTAAAGACAGTCACTCTGTTGC
This region of Fusarium verticillioides 7600 chromosome 3, whole genome shotgun sequence genomic DNA includes:
- a CDS encoding periodic tryptophan protein 2 yields the protein MKTDFKFSNLLGTVYCQGNLLYSPDGTHLFSPVGNRVTVFNLVENKSYTLPFAHRKNIARIGLTPRGNLLLSIDEDGHAILTNVPRRISIYHFSFRSSVTALSFSPSGRHFAVGLGRKIEVWHVPSTPDASVEGELEFAPFVRYHTHTGHFDTVSHIEWSSDSRFFLTTSKDLTARIWSLNPEEGFTPTVLSGHKQAVIGAWFSENQEMIYTVSKDGAVFDWQYVKPINRIKDDDKMDDDDDDSDMQWRIVQRHYFMQGSAHVRCAAFHPETNLLVAGFSNGLFGLYEMPDFNMIHKLSISQNDIDFVTINNSGEWLAFGASKLGQLLVWEWQSESYILKQQGHFDAMNALVYSPDGQRIITTADDGKIKVWDIQSGFCIVTFTEHTSGVTACEFAKKGNVLFTSSLDGSIRAWDLIRYRNFRTFTAPTRLSFSCMAVDPSGEVVAAGSLDSFDIHIWSVQTGQLLDQLSGHEGPVSSLAFTPNGDSLISGSWDRTARIWSIFSRTQTSEPLQLQADVLDIAVRPDSLQLAISTLDGQLTFWSVTDAEQTSGVDGRRDVSGGRKLTDRRTAANMAGTKSFNTIRYSADGSCLLAGGNSKYICLYSVTTMVLLKKYTVSVNLSLSGTQEFLNSKLLTEAGPAGDLDDQEASDREDRVDSSLPGSKRGDPSARRKVPEVRVTGIGFSPAGTAFCAASTEGLLIYSLDQDIQFDPFDLNMEITPASTLAVLETEQDYLKALVMAFRLNEAGLIKRVFQAIPSAEIPLVVADLPTVYVSRLLRFVAAQTEESPHIEFCLVWIKAIVDKHGAWLSANRAKADIELRVVARAVSKMRDEIRRLADENVYMVDYLLGQAEDKSGKKDAKTLESGKTMDVKLMDVDGDEQSEAGSDEWIGLE